The following are encoded in a window of Castanea sativa cultivar Marrone di Chiusa Pesio chromosome 5, ASM4071231v1 genomic DNA:
- the LOC142637489 gene encoding APO protein 3, mitochondrial: MQRRIASEICLLKRLHCRYNQNLYFGLERIPVLGDEGDDPLYLDVPRLPRTKSERKPYPTPMKLLIQRAKKDREARKAEPCRLLQDPPDNGILVPELVHVAHQVYWSRQSLLSGLYKLVRAVPVQRCRCCFEVHVGHVGHEIRTCTGPKSGFRSATHVWRKGGVQDVIFFPKCFHLYDRVGKPRVGHDERYSVPRIPALVELCVQAGLDLEKYPTRRRTKPVYSIEGRIVDFELVTNKDGLEGNLYSRNVDPVVDSNFGTNIEEMTKNSFFENPCNLLDQSNDNEGKNLRDLSIRTMNSWFEMMSGAKKMMEKYNVLTCGYCPEVQVGPKGHKVRMCKASKHQSRNGLHAWQEATIDDLVGPNYVWHVRDLRGPALNNNLKRYYGKAPAVVELCVQAGAPVPDQYRSMMRLDVVPPDRDEVDLVA; encoded by the exons ATGCAAAGGAGGATAGCATCAGAAATTTGTCTATTGAAGAGACTGCATTGCCGATATAATCAAAATCTGTATTTTGGTTTGGAGAGAATCCCAGTCCTTGGAGATGAAGGGGATGATCCACTATACTTGGATGTACCAAGGCTCCCTCGAACAAAGTCAGAGAGGAAGCCATATCCAACACCAATGAAGCTTTTGATTCAAAGGGCAAAGAAGGATAGAGAAGCCAGAAAGGCCGAACCTTGTAGATTGCTCCAAGATCCACCTGACAATGGCATATTGGTTCCTGAGCTTGTCCATGTGGCCCACCAAGTCTACTGGTCCCGTCAGTCTCTCCTCTCTGGTCTTTATAAGCTTGTCCGAGCCGTTCCTGTTCAACGCTGCAG GTGCTGCTTTGAGGTTCACGTTGGCCATGTTGGTCATGAAATAAGAACTTGCACTGGTCCAAAGAGTGGTTTCCGGAGTGCTACTCATGTTTGGAGAAAGGGTGGAGTTCAGGATGTGATATTTTTCCCCAAATGCTTTCATCTTTATGATCGTGTTGGGAAACCAAGGGTTGGGCATGACGAGAGGTATAGTGTACCACGAATCCCTGCACTTGTAGAGCTTTGTGTACAAGCTGGTCTTGACCTTGAAAAGTACCCTACAAGGAGAAGAACAAAACCTGTATACAGCATTGAAGGAAGAATTGTAGATTTTGAGTTAGTGACAAACAAGGATGGGCTGGAGGGAAATTTGTATTCTCGGAATGTTGATCCTGTAGTAGATTCCAATTTTGGGACCAACATTGAGGAAATGAcgaaaaattcattttttgagAATCCTTGTAATCTTCTGGATCAATCAAATGACAACGAAGGGAAGAATTTGAGGGATTTAAGCATCAGAACAATGAACTCATGGTTTGAGATGATGTCAGGAGCAAAGAAGATGATGGAGAAGTACAATGTGCTGACTTGTGGATACTGCCCTGAGGTTCAAGTGGGTCCTAAGGGGCACAAGGTGAGGATGTGCAAGGCATCAAAGCACCAATCTCGTAATGGTTTACATGCATGGCAAGAAGCGACAATAGATGATCTTGTAGGTCCTAATTATGTTTGGCATGTTAGAGATCTGAGAGGGCCTGCTTTAAATAACAACCTGAAGAGGTATTATGGTAAAGCTCCAGCTGTGGTAGAGCTATGTGTGCAAGCAGGTGCACCTGTTCCAGATCAGTATAGGAGTATGATGAGATTAGATGTGGTTCCTCCTGACCGTGATGAAGTTGATCTTGTTGCTTGA